Below is a genomic region from Brassica napus cultivar Da-Ae unplaced genomic scaffold, Da-Ae ScsIHWf_1176;HRSCAF=1685, whole genome shotgun sequence.
gcaaataaaaagaaacaaatataattgTATAGCAACTATATGTAACCTTAATACAATATGTAAAACTCTCCAAATCCATTGTTGCAAAGCAGAGAGCATatgtcattttcttcttctttttaagaaaaaaagggAAACTCAAAAGTGTTTAAaaggaattttattttaaacttggaCTATTCCGAGCTTTGCATACTACGATGGCTACAAAGAGATTAGTGAAACAAAAGGAAACTACAGATACAGAGAACACTATTAACAGAGATTTTAAAATCCTCTGTTTCGACAGGTTCGGATTATAGCACTTTCAATATTAAAGGTACTTTAAGAAAATTTAGTTCTAAGTTCAAGATTAAATTCAAACTGGTTATTACTTTAGGTATTGAATTACACAGTCAAATAGTTTATGTATCGATTAGACGAGTTGATCATAGGTAGGTAGGTATACCAATTTCAATAGTTTGATAGTACTCAATAatacacacacaaaaatatatagtatatgcaTATAGCATATCCATGTttgtaaacaaataaatatatcagAATTGAATACCCAAATTCTTATCCTCATTTCTCTGGAGTCTGGATCaatgctattttctagaaaaaaattatttaaacacaGAATTCTATAAAATAGTTACTAGTTATtatcaaaaacatttaaaataataccACACATTCATTTTTGGAAAGAAACAACAAAATtaatcttttgtaaaatttattctttttattcatGATCCTAAAATTTTCGTGAATAAATAAATGTATGAAATTTTCTATTTCATTGATAATTTCAGtttttactccattttatattccgtaaataattatttcttctATTCATAATATTTCTCATAGGAAGAACCACTTACACCCATTAATAGCACACCTTTATTAATCTTTGTAAATCATATGATCTCCTCAAAAATCCAATATATAGTAATAAAAACGATAACATTTCTTCAGCCTTCTCATACAAGAAATAGATATAAGCAAGACATTTCTGTTTAATATAAAACCCTACAACATAACAACTCACTCGGTATATAAATCATCTCATTTCAAAAGCACCAGAGATAAAAATTACTCTTTTAGAAAAACCCCACACTCCTTATACGAAAAAAacctttaaaataaaacaaggaCCATTTTAAGCCTTGCGAACGCTGAGGAGCTTAACATCGTCGATCACGGGACCACACAGCGACGAGAAATCATCGCTTCTCATCGCATAAAACGTGCTGTAAAACATAACCCTCGTGCGGGTCGAAACCGCCACAAACCGCAAAGTAGCGCGTTTGAAACCTCCCTTCCCTTTCGACTCGTAAGGAACCTTTAACGTGTCTCTTCCCGCAAACGCCTCGACTATCATCGAGCCTTCGCACGCGTTGTTCGCGTCTCCAACCGCAAAAGAAAGCACGTATGTCTTCCCTATGATGGTCCTAGCCACCTGAGCGATCGCGCTTTCTTTCCCTGCAACTAGCTCGACGGCTCTACGGCCTTGTGGGACTGAGAAGTGTTCGACGTCAACGTATTTGACGGCTTTGAGGGATTCTATCATCCAAGCGGGTAAAGGAGAGTGGTCATCTTCTATGAATGGAGGAATCAGAACGCCGGTTGTGGAGTTTGGGAGTAGATAGGGACCTTCTTCGAATCCTCCATTTTTCAATATGTTCtctgtttcatttaatagaaaaaataatttttttaataatatttatatttatattattaataaaaataatatttatattaaatacatCATTTGATTGATTCTTGCATAAGTCTTGGCCACACACGTACATAGACCACAGTTATGTAATGTTACCAATCCATTTTTTCGTTTGGGTCAAATATGTTCATACTCACTACTCAGGTTTATAAACTgcaagtgaaaaaaaaaacgtaatcTAACCAAGCCAAAATCTTCGAAACATAACTCCTTTGTAAGTTTTTCTAtatgtatcaaattaactaaaactAATGAACCAAAATTCATTACACGTACATATCTTTTTTATATCTGGTCATACATTAGTTATATAGGagattaatttaatatatttatactcaGATTTTTCTTTAACTGAAAAATTAACCACCGAATGTCTCGGTTCTAATGCAATATACGGTTCTACAAACTAGAAAACCAAATATTCAAAAATGCCAACACCCCTAAATGCCCTGACTATAACTAGCTAAAATTCACATGTAGATAATTAATGAAAAGGATATATTTCTTAGACATGACAGATCACAGTGGataattaatgaaaatgatATTTCTTAGAATATTAATAGatataaaccatataatatataaaaggaaATACACTTACTATTGGTAGGTCTTGGAGGGTATAGAGCCTTGATGGCAACACCATCAATAAGTGGTCCACAAGCAGGATCTTCTTCCTCGCCAGGATTGTGAATCACGATCTCTGCCACGTTACTCTCAGCTTGAAACGCCCAAGCGTATAGGTCCCATCCACTGCTACTGTACACAGTCTGTATAGGAATGACGCCCGAGTCAGGGGCCACCGATATGTTGAGCCGTTCGTCTTGAGCACAAGTCCTTGCGGCACTGAACGTGAGCGAGTAATACATTCCTTTGGTCACGTTAAGTCTCTGTTTGATCGATGCTTCGTTTCCTAGCCGGACGGCGAATTTTCCGGCAGGGACTACTAGGAGCATGTCTCCTTGTTTTTGACCGGATTTTATGTATTCGACGAAGCCTGTAAGCTCCCAGCTTGGAATAGCGTTCTTGTTTATCACTTGTGTTCCTTTCATGTCTGATGGTTTTGGTCCTAGCTCAAAATCACCGTTTGGTAACATCCCTGCGTTTACGAAATTTCCCTCGGTTTCAGTGAACGTGTTACATTTCTTTGTGTAAGTTGATTTTCgtgaaatataataaataatattatcacGAGTTTTATACGGAGAAATGGTTCATATCCAAAAGAGAAAGGCAATTTTTTAACagaaaatattaacaaaatggTCCCGACCAGGCTTTTTTGTTTAGTGGCTTTTAGAAAAATGTCCCAGTTAGAGACTTATGGATAGAAAGTAAACAGAACTAACGTTTTTTCATTCACACAAACATAATTAAGCTTTGAAGTAAACATGTCAATATTTctcaaagaaagaaacaaatcacTAAAGATGCAATCATATATAATTACATGGAGGAGTAGATATGTCATGGTACGCGTGTATATGTATGTCAGTATGTAATTGATGATTACCATCACGGAAGCAGAAAATGGAGGTGAAGGTGGAGATGAGAAGA
It encodes:
- the LOC125596305 gene encoding uncharacterized protein LOC125596305 codes for the protein MKGGTVSFLFVLLISTFTSIFCFRDGMLPNGDFELGPKPSDMKGTQVINKNAIPSWELTGFVEYIKSGQKQGDMLLVVPAGKFAVRLGNEASIKQRLNVTKGMYYSLTFSAARTCAQDERLNISVAPDSGVIPIQTVYSSSGWDLYAWAFQAESNVAEIVIHNPGEEEDPACGPLIDGVAIKALYPPRPTNKNILKNGGFEEGPYLLPNSTTGVLIPPFIEDDHSPLPAWMIESLKAVKYVDVEHFSVPQGRRAVELVAGKESAIAQVARTIIGKTYVLSFAVGDANNACEGSMIVEAFAGRDTLKVPYESKGKGGFKRATLRFVAVSTRTRVMFYSTFYAMRSDDFSSLCGPVIDDVKLLSVRKA